A part of Curtobacterium sp. MCLR17_036 genomic DNA contains:
- a CDS encoding RNA polymerase-binding protein RbpA has protein sequence MADRSLRGMRLGSQSLQSEEGVELSDRKRAVYQTESGETFDIVFSADADVPQTWSEPRSGREGRLLGDDGIPVEVAAEDVKAPRTHWDMLLERRSREELEELLEERLQFLRARRGA, from the coding sequence ATGGCTGATCGGAGTCTCCGCGGCATGCGGCTCGGGAGTCAGAGCCTCCAGAGCGAAGAGGGCGTCGAGCTCTCGGATCGCAAGCGCGCGGTCTACCAGACGGAATCGGGGGAGACGTTCGACATCGTCTTCTCCGCCGACGCGGACGTCCCGCAGACCTGGTCGGAGCCGCGCTCCGGCCGTGAGGGCCGGCTGCTCGGTGACGACGGCATCCCCGTCGAGGTCGCCGCAGAGGACGTCAAGGCACCTCGCACCCACTGGGACATGCTGCTCGAACGGCGTTCGCGCGAGGAACTCGAGGAGCTCCTCGAAGAGCGGTTGCAGTTCCTCCGCGCCCGACGCGGCGCCTGA